From Solea solea chromosome 20, fSolSol10.1, whole genome shotgun sequence, one genomic window encodes:
- the acot13 gene encoding acyl-coenzyme A thioesterase 13: MASLTLNSIKQIMRTMTNATCFDRVLSKVDVVSASPGKVVCEMRVEEEHTNHGGTLHGGLTATLVDVISTVAIMYSDRGAPGVSVDMNITYMNAAKIGEDVLITAQVLKQGRTLAFATVDLTNKATGKPIAQGRHTKHLGSS; this comes from the exons atgGCTTCGCTGACTTTAAATTcgataaaacaaataatgagaACAATGACAAACGCTACATGCTTCGATAGAGTGCTGAGCAAG gTGGACGTTGTGTCTGCCAGTCCAGGGAAGGTGGTGTGTGAGATGCGGGTAGAGGAGGAACACACTAACCATGGAGGGACGCTGCACGGTGGCCTGACAGCCACTCTGGTCGATGTTATCTCCACGGTGGCGATCATGTACAGTGATAGAGGAGCACCGGGCGTTAGTGTAGACATGAACATCAC ATATATGAATGCTGCCAAGATCGGAGAGGATGTACTAATTACAGCTCAGGTCCTAAAGCAAGGACGGACATTGGCATTCGCTACTGTAGACCTCACCAACAAGGCCACTGGGAAGCCCATTGCTCAAGGCAGACACACTAAGCACCTCGGCAGCAGCTAA